A genomic window from Glycine soja cultivar W05 chromosome 10, ASM419377v2, whole genome shotgun sequence includes:
- the LOC114369191 gene encoding receptor-like protein EIX2, which translates to MDASPSSMKLLKFLLLCLLCTMLFYSVMCSSKIHCNEKDMNTLLRFKTGVTDPSGVLSSWFPKLDCCQWTGVKCDNITGRVTHLNLPCHTTQPKVVALDEKDDKSHCLTGEFSLTLLELEFLWYLDFSNNDFKSIQYNSMGSQKCDQLSRGNLPHLCRNSTNLRLLDLSLNYDLLVDNLHWISRLSSLQYLSLEGVHLHKEIDWLQSVTMLPSLIELHLQRCQLENIYPFLQYANFTSLQALKLSGNDFESELPSWLFNLSCDISYIDLSQNKIHSQLPKTLPNLRRVKFLTLSQNYLKGPIPNWLGQLEQLQGLDLSHNFFSGPIPASLGNLSSLTTLVLDSNELNENLPDNLWHLFNLERLSILKNSLTGIVSERNLLSFSKLRWFAMSSPGLIFDFDPEWVPPFQLQHLTLGYVRDKLPAWLFTQSSLKYLIIEDSTASFEPLDKFWNFATQLKFFNLVNNTINGDISNVLLSSEHVWLASNNLRGGMPRISPDVVALTLYNNSLSGSISPLLCDSMKNKSNLVHLDMGYNHLTGELTDCWNDWKSLVHIDLGYNNLTGKIPHSMGSLSNLRFLYLESNKFFGEVPFSLNNCKNLWILDLGHNNLSGVIPNWLGQSVRGLKLRSNQFSGNIPTQLCQLGSLMVMDFASNRLSGPIPNCLHNFTAMLFSNASTLKVGFIVHLPGFPLIITCGITMLIKGNELEYMNFMNVIDLSNNILSGSVPLEIYMLTGLQSLNLSHNQLLGTIPQEIGNLKQLEAIDLSRNQFSGEIPESMAVLHYLSVLNLSLNNFVGEIPTGTQLGSTNLSYIGNPHLCGAPLTKICPQDEKSNNTKHAGEEDDDDKSELYSWFYMGLGIGFAVGFLGVLGAIFFNRRCRHAYFRFLHRMYDFVIQKMNSIY; encoded by the coding sequence ATGGATGCCTCTCCCTCAAGTATGAAACTTCTTAAATTCCTTTTACTTTGCTTGCTATGTACAATGTTGTTCTACTCTGTCATGTGCAGTTCCAAGATTCATTGCAATGAGAAGGACATGAACACACTCCTACGCTTCAAAACAGGAGTCACAGATCCTTCAGGTGTGCTCTCCTCATGGTTTCCAAAATTAGATTGTTGTCAATGGACTGGAGTCAAGTGTGATAACATCACTGGAAGAGTTACACATCTTAATCTCCCTTGTCACACAACTCAACCTAAAGTTGTTGCTTTGGATGAGAAGGATGACAAATCACACTGCCTAACTGGTGAATTCAGCCTAACTTTACTTGAACTTGAATTTTTGTGGTACTTGGATTTTAGCAACAATGACTTCAAGTCTATCCAATACAATTCAATGGGTAGTCAAAAATGTGATCAGTTGTCAAGAGGTAACCTTCCTCATCTTTGTCGGAACTCCACCAACCTCCGTTTACTTGATTTATCATTGAATTATGATCTTCTTGTCGATAATCTCCATTGGATTTCCCGTCTTTCCTCATTGCAATATCTTAGCCTTGAAGGTGTCCATCTTCACAAGGAAATTGATTGGCTTCAATCAGTCACCATGCTCCCTTCACTTATAGAGTTGCACTTGCAGAGGTGTCAACTTGAAAACATCTATCCATTTCTTCAGTATGCTAATTTTACCTCACTTCAAGCTCTAAAGCTGTCTGGCAATGATTTTGAATCTGAGTTGCCTAGTTGGTTATTCAATCTTAGTTGTGACATCTCTTACATTGACCTTAGCCAAAATAAGATACATAGCCAACTACCTAAAACATTGCCAAATCTTAGAAGAGTTAAGTTCTTGACTTTATCTCAAAATTATCTCAAAGGACCCATTCCAAATTGGTTAGGACAACTTGAACAACTACAAGGACTTGAtctttctcataattttttttctggtCCAATCCCTGCAAGTTTGGGAAATTTATCTTCTTTGACAACTTTGGTACTCGATTCAAATGAGTTGAATGAAAATCTTCCAGACAATCTCTGGCATCTCTTCAACTTGGAAAgactttcaattttaaaaaattccttGACTGGAATTGTGTCTGAAAGaaatttactttctttttcaaaattgagATGGTTTGCCATGAGTTCCCCTGGCCTGATCTTTGATTTTGATCCTGAATGGGTCCCTCCTTTTCAACTTCAACATCTTACATTGGGCTATGTGAGAGACAAACTTCCTGCATGGCTATTCACACAGAGTTCTCTAAAATATCTAATCATTGAAGATTCAACTGCTTCATTTGAACCTCTTGACAAGTTTTGGAACTTTGCTACTCAACTTAAATTTTTCAATCTGGTAAACAACACTATCAACGGGGACATATCAAATGTGTTGCTGAGTTCGGAACATGTTTGGTTAGCTTCCAATAATTTAAGAGGTGGGATGCCTCGTATATCACCAGATGTGGTTGCTTTAactttatataataattcattGTCTGGATCCATTTCTCCTCTCTTGTGTGAcagcatgaaaaataaaagcaatttAGTGCATCTGGACATGGGTTATAACCATTTAACGGGAGAACTCACAGATTGTTGGAATGATTGGAAATCGTTGGTTCATATTGATTTAGGTTACAACAACCTAACAGGCAAGATTCCTCACTCAATGGGCTCCTTGTCTAATCTTCGTTTTCTGTATCTGGAAAGCAACAAGTTCTTTGGAGAGGTACCTTTTTCACTAAATAACTGCAAGAATCTTTGGATACTTGATCTTGGTCACAATAATCTTTCTGGAGTTATACCAAACTGGTTGGGTCAGAGTGTGAGAGGTCTTAAATTGAGATCCAATCAATTCAGTGGCAACATTCCCACACAGCTATGCCAACTTGGTTCCTTAATGGTGATGGATTTTGCAAGCAATAGATTATCAGGACCAATACCTAATTGCTTACATAACTTCACAGCCATGCTTTTTAGTAATGCTTCAACCCTTAAAGTCGGCTTTATAGTTCACTTACCAGGTTTTCCATTAATCATAACATGTGGTATTACGATGCTTATAAAAGGGAACGAGTTAGAATATATGAATTTCATGAATGTGATTGATCTCTCAAATAACATCTTGTCTGGAAGTGTGCCTCTAGAGATATATATGCTCACTGGACTACAGTCCTTGAATTTGTCCCATAATCAATTACTGGGAACAATACCACAAGAGATAGGCAACTTGAAACAATTGGAGGCCATTGATCTCTCAAGAAATCAATTCTCGGGAGAAATTCCAGAGTCCATGGCTGTCTTGCATTATCTTTCGGTCTTGAATCTGTCATTAAACAATTTTGTGGGGGAAATCCCAACAGGGACCCAACTTGGTTCCACAAACCTTAGCTATATCGGCAATCCTCACCTCTGTGGAGCTCCACTTACAAAGATATGCCCACAAGACGAAAAGTCCAACAACACAAAACATGcaggagaagaagatgatgatgataaatCTGAACTATACTCCTGGTTCTATATGGGCCTGGGAATTGGATTTGCCGTGGGATTTTTGGGAGTTTTGGGCGCCATTTTCTTCAACCGGAGATGCAGGCATGCTTATTTTCGATTTCTGCACCGAATGTATGACTTTGTGATCCAAAAGATGAACTCCATCTATTGA
- the LOC114371162 gene encoding uncharacterized protein LOC114371162: MIANALDEDGKFTAAQVSRKLKQLGLSLPQKSSGGKMHPKDADLMDLSNDRMDESDDETLVTLIKRKKMENDKLSRGQLHGQISEDRLSTDDSDDEMLSSVLKRTRRSSLKSKQVELENIQIQESIMGDDSFNEGKTDVLERDNRVDSMNSSQIEHQQMDDLADSEDEVAVSAFPDNARSRRQLRMVIDPEDDD, translated from the exons ATGATAGCCAATGCACTGGATGAGGATGGTAAATTCACTGCTGCTCAAGTCTCTCGAAAACTTAAGCAGCTTGGTTTATCTCTTCCTCAGAAGAGTTCTGGAGGCAAAATGCACCCAAAGGATGCAGATCTCATGGATCTTTCAAATGATAGGATGGATGAATCTGATGATGAGACATTGGTAACATTGATAAAAAG GAAGAAAATGGAGAATGACAAATTATCAAGGGGACAGTTACATGGACAAATCAGTGAGGATAGATTGTCAACagatgattctgatgatgaaatGCTCAGCTCTGTTCTCAA AAGAACTAGAAGATCCTCTCTTAAATCAAAGCAAGTTGAGCTTGAAAATATCCAAATTCAGGAGAGCATAATGGGCGATGATTCTTTCAATGAAGGCAAAACAGATGTTTTGGAAAG GGATAATCGTGTTGATTCTATGAATTCCTCCCAAATAGAACATCAGCAAATGGATGACTTAGCAGATTCAGAAGATGAAGTGGCTGTTAGTGCATTTCCTGACAATGCCAGATCTAGAAGGCAGCTGAGAATGGTGATTGATCCTGAGGATGATGACTGA